The following are from one region of the Silene latifolia isolate original U9 population chromosome 9, ASM4854445v1, whole genome shotgun sequence genome:
- the LOC141598784 gene encoding protein argonaute PNH1-like isoform X1: protein MVKAMLKEKQIVKGKYEKQISEMCTSVDARVLPSPMIKYNETGKESQVAPVGGKWTMNDKILYKGATVDKWTCLNLSGSLKQQVMDQFCKDLISVCVGMGMKFNLEPVIPNTYTGKQLDEVLSEINRNAENNLELLLVILPDHDPETYGKIKTICETELGIVSQCFKPVKIMTLERSKKKLYLENVGLKINLKAGGRNSVLLDAISKRIPILTDKGEPTIIFGADVTHPSSREGSTPSIAAVVASMDWPEVTYYKGVVSTQGPGEEIITGLYTQYVEDNKIKPFGMIRELLKSYYRLNNQQKPKRIIFYRDGVCETQFANVLLHEMKAIKLACATLELGYQPKVTFVVVLKRHKTRLFPVHHNLPGESLNVMPGTVVDTKICHPCQFDFYLCSHPGEKGTSRPMHYHVLQDENHFTADELQNLANSLCYTHARGGTTSVSLVPPVSYADLAAHRARYYMKETPKSESGLSSAPQIAMLPKIHEKVMDTMFYC, encoded by the exons ATGGTGAAAGCTATGTTGAAGGAAAAGCAAATTGTTAAGGGGAAATATGAGAAGCAAATTTCTGAAATGTGTACATCTGTTGATGCTCGAGTCCTTCCTTCACCGATG ATAAAGTACAATGAAACTGGAAAGGAGAGTCAAGTTGCACCAGTTGGAGGAAAGTGGACTATGAATGATAAG ATATTGTACAAGGGTGCTACTGTTGATAAATGGACATGCTTAAACCTGTCTGGTAGTCTGAAACAACAAGTCATGGATCAATTTTGTAAGGATTTAATTTCTGTGTGTGTGGGCATGGGAATG AAATTCAATCTGGAACCCGTTATTCCTAACACATATACGGGTAAGCAACTTGATGAAGTCCTAAGTGAGATAAACAGGAACGCTGAGAATAACTTGGAGTTGCTCCTTGTTATACTTCCGGATCATGATCCTGAAACTTATG GAAAAATAAAAACTATTTGTGAAACTGAGCTTGGCATCGTCTCCCAGTGCTTTAAGCCTGTCAAAATCATGACGCTAGAGAGAAGCAAAAAGAAATTATACCTTGAAAATGTGGGTTTGAAAATCAATTTGAAG GCTGGAGGACGCAACTCTGTTTTGCTTGATGCTATCTCAAAGCGTATTCCAATCTTGACGGACAAAGGAGAACCAACAATAATTTTTGGTGCTGACGTAACACATCCCTCATCCAGAGAGGGTTCTACTCCTTCAATTGCAGCA GTTGTTGCTTCCATGGACTGGCCAGAGGTTACGTATTACAAGGGGGTTGTCTCAACTCAGGGTCCCGGGGAAGAGATCATAACGGGACTTTACACACAATATGTCGAAGATAATAAAATAAAACCTTTTGGGATGATCAG GGAACTTTTGAAATCTTACTACAGGTTAAATAATCAACAGAAGCCTAAACGGATCATATTCTACAG AGATGGAGTGTGTGAAACCCAGTTTGCAAATGTTCTGCTTCATGAAATGAAGGCTATAAAACTG GCTTGTGCTACTTTGGAGCTTGGCTATCAGCCTAAGGTCACATTCGTGGTGGTGCTGAAAAGGCACAAAACTCGTCTTTTCCCTGTTCACCACAATCTACCAGGCGAGAGCTTGAACGTCATGCCAG GTACAGTAGTTGACACGAAAATCTGTCATCCGTGTCAGTTTGACTTCTACCTGTGCAGTCATCCTGGTGAGAAG GGAACGAGTAGGCCGATGCACTACCATGTGCTGCAAGATGAGAACCACTTTACAGCTGATGAACTTCAGAACCTCGCCAACAGTCTCTGCTACAC TCATGCCCGCGGCGGCACTACATCAGTCTCACTTG TCCCTCCGGTGTCCTATGCCGACCTGGCAGCACACAGAGCTCGCTACTACATGAAAGAGACGCCAAAGTCGGAAAGCGGATTGTCAAGTGCACCACAGATAGCAATGCTGCCCAAGATCCACGAGAAAGTCATGGATACCATGTTTTACTGCTGA
- the LOC141598784 gene encoding protein argonaute PNH1-like isoform X2 has translation MVKAMLKEKQIVKGKYEKQISEMCTSVDARVLPSPMIKYNETGKESQVAPVGGKWTMNDKKFNLEPVIPNTYTGKQLDEVLSEINRNAENNLELLLVILPDHDPETYGKIKTICETELGIVSQCFKPVKIMTLERSKKKLYLENVGLKINLKAGGRNSVLLDAISKRIPILTDKGEPTIIFGADVTHPSSREGSTPSIAAVVASMDWPEVTYYKGVVSTQGPGEEIITGLYTQYVEDNKIKPFGMIRELLKSYYRLNNQQKPKRIIFYRDGVCETQFANVLLHEMKAIKLACATLELGYQPKVTFVVVLKRHKTRLFPVHHNLPGESLNVMPGTVVDTKICHPCQFDFYLCSHPGEKGTSRPMHYHVLQDENHFTADELQNLANSLCYTHARGGTTSVSLVPPVSYADLAAHRARYYMKETPKSESGLSSAPQIAMLPKIHEKVMDTMFYC, from the exons ATGGTGAAAGCTATGTTGAAGGAAAAGCAAATTGTTAAGGGGAAATATGAGAAGCAAATTTCTGAAATGTGTACATCTGTTGATGCTCGAGTCCTTCCTTCACCGATG ATAAAGTACAATGAAACTGGAAAGGAGAGTCAAGTTGCACCAGTTGGAGGAAAGTGGACTATGAATGATAAG AAATTCAATCTGGAACCCGTTATTCCTAACACATATACGGGTAAGCAACTTGATGAAGTCCTAAGTGAGATAAACAGGAACGCTGAGAATAACTTGGAGTTGCTCCTTGTTATACTTCCGGATCATGATCCTGAAACTTATG GAAAAATAAAAACTATTTGTGAAACTGAGCTTGGCATCGTCTCCCAGTGCTTTAAGCCTGTCAAAATCATGACGCTAGAGAGAAGCAAAAAGAAATTATACCTTGAAAATGTGGGTTTGAAAATCAATTTGAAG GCTGGAGGACGCAACTCTGTTTTGCTTGATGCTATCTCAAAGCGTATTCCAATCTTGACGGACAAAGGAGAACCAACAATAATTTTTGGTGCTGACGTAACACATCCCTCATCCAGAGAGGGTTCTACTCCTTCAATTGCAGCA GTTGTTGCTTCCATGGACTGGCCAGAGGTTACGTATTACAAGGGGGTTGTCTCAACTCAGGGTCCCGGGGAAGAGATCATAACGGGACTTTACACACAATATGTCGAAGATAATAAAATAAAACCTTTTGGGATGATCAG GGAACTTTTGAAATCTTACTACAGGTTAAATAATCAACAGAAGCCTAAACGGATCATATTCTACAG AGATGGAGTGTGTGAAACCCAGTTTGCAAATGTTCTGCTTCATGAAATGAAGGCTATAAAACTG GCTTGTGCTACTTTGGAGCTTGGCTATCAGCCTAAGGTCACATTCGTGGTGGTGCTGAAAAGGCACAAAACTCGTCTTTTCCCTGTTCACCACAATCTACCAGGCGAGAGCTTGAACGTCATGCCAG GTACAGTAGTTGACACGAAAATCTGTCATCCGTGTCAGTTTGACTTCTACCTGTGCAGTCATCCTGGTGAGAAG GGAACGAGTAGGCCGATGCACTACCATGTGCTGCAAGATGAGAACCACTTTACAGCTGATGAACTTCAGAACCTCGCCAACAGTCTCTGCTACAC TCATGCCCGCGGCGGCACTACATCAGTCTCACTTG TCCCTCCGGTGTCCTATGCCGACCTGGCAGCACACAGAGCTCGCTACTACATGAAAGAGACGCCAAAGTCGGAAAGCGGATTGTCAAGTGCACCACAGATAGCAATGCTGCCCAAGATCCACGAGAAAGTCATGGATACCATGTTTTACTGCTGA